Sequence from the Cuniculiplasma divulgatum genome:
GAGGATGTTGTTGAACACTGACTCATTTGAGGTCTCCATGGATTTCCAGAATTCCGGTGAATTACCAGTGCCGCTTTCACCTGGAATGCATCCCTACTTCATTTTTAAGGACCGGTGGCAGATCAGAGCTTATGAGGAGATAAAAATGCTTGAGTACGCTGATGAATACTTTCCAGATGGAAATCTCATAAAAACAGGTGCTGATCTCCTGTCATCGGATTCAGGAAAGGTCCTTGACAACTGTTTCCTCATGGGAAACAGGCTGACATTGATGCTTGGCACTCATTCCATAAATATTGAAACCCGTAACATGCCTTACTTTGTGGTGTACAACGGTAAATACTCCGCAGGAAAATCTGTTGCAGTGGAGCCCATGGTTGCCCCTCCCGATGCCTTCAATAACCACATTGGACTTGTCACTGTGTCCCCTGGAGAGCACTTCTCGTGCAATGCGAAATTTGAACTTGCCAGGTAGACCACATGTGAAATATCGCAATTTCTTGCAGCACAGAACTGTATTGTCTGAATTATTAGAGCATGGTCATCATTCTTGAAGAGGAATATGAATCAGCCTGTTTCCTTCAAGCTATTTTGCAAATGCCTTTGCTGAAGGGACTGATGCTGAGAACGGGTTATGAAGAGGGAGAAGCATGGGATGAGATTCACCTGTTCCTGGAAACGGGAGGGCAACTGAAAATCTATTTTATATCATACTGGGAAAGTCCATTGCTGACACTTTAGTTGGCGAAATTTTCTCGAACAGACCTTCGTTAAGTACATTTTTATATCTGAAATACAAGCCTGCGAACATACATAGTTTGATACATCATCTCAAGAACATTAAATTTACTGGTCCCGATGTGGCAATGAAATTATTTCATGCACGCGAAAGCCCGATTCTATGGAGATAACTTTTAAATATATACCACTGGTATAGATTTACTTCAAAAGTGATCATATGAAACGGGTAATAAGGAAGGATGATAAGGCAGTATCACCAATCATAGCTACAATACTTCTGGTTGCCATTACCGTGGTGCTCGCAGCCACCCTTTACACAATACTTGGAGGATATACCACTTTCCTTGGAGCTTCAACTCCCCTTGGCGACATAACTGTTACCAACACATCGGCCGGAAGCCTGCACAGTTACCGGGTTTATGTGAACCAGTTCGGCGGAAATCTTTCACTGAACTACACGGAAATGGAAATAGTGAACTCCAATGGAACCGTAACCAATGTGGTGCTTGGTGCAGCCGTTCCCAGTATAACCGATAATGGAACAGGCTATAACTGGACTGTCTCAGTGGCAGGAGGATCCTATCTGTCCAGCACCACCATAATAGATCTCACGCACAGTACATCGGACAAGGGCGGTAAGATCAACGCCACCTACGTCACAGAAATTCGACTGGTTGATCTCAGGACAAATGGGGTCATAGGATCAGGCAGCCCAACAAACTGATCACCTTTTTTTATCAAGCACTGCAATGGCTGCCTCCACATTCTCTGACGGCGGAAGGCAGTTCATCTGCGTGCATATCATTATCTCCTTCCCGTTCTTGTTACTACCAGCTGAGACTGGCTCATCCAGTACCCGCATGAAATCGGCATCATCCTGATTGATCATAACAAGTTCCGCGTCCGGATAAAATCCTCTCCACATCTTTACCTTCAGTTTTTCCATTTCAGGGTTATGAATGGATGTCTTGACAAGATAACTTCCGCCTTTCAGGTAATCAATGGCAAGAGCCATGAAACTGAAGTACATTGGAGATCTTGCAATATCACTTGCGAATGCTCTGCCAGTGGATTCCGCCCGGGAGAGATACTCGTCGTTTGACAGAATGCTTCCCAGCCTGGCAAGATTCAGCATCTGAACAGAGTTTCCGGAAGGATAAGAACCATCATGACCTTCCTTTATCCGTATAAGCAGCTTTTCACCGTCGTCTGCAGTGAAGAAATAACCACCACTGGCGGAATCTTCGAAGTGGCTTTGGATGGTTGAGGCCATTTCAACAGCCATGGACAGATATGCCGCATTCATTGTTGACAGAAAGAGTTCTATGAGGCCGTAGGAAAGGAATGCATAATCATCAAGATATCCCGGTATTGCTGCTTCACCATCCTTGAACCTGTGGAATACCCTGCCATCCTTCATCATCCTGCCGGTGACAAAATCAGCACATTTCCTTGATGCCTCCAGAAACCTTGAATCACCGGTTGCCCTGTATGCCTTTGCCAGTGCTGCAATCATCAGGCCATTCAAGTCAGCAAGTATCTTTTCATCCCTGTGCGGCTTCACCCTTCTGTTCCTGTATTCCTGGAGTTTTACCCTCATGGATGACAGTCTTTCCTGGAGTTCCTTGGTTGATATGCCCAGCCTCTCTGCCTCATCATCCAGTGAACCGGTGAGATGCAGTATGTTCTTCCCCGTGCTCCTGCCAGTGGCTTCTTCCAGGTAGTTGCCTGCCGGGTCAACATTGTAGACCTGCATGAATATGCTGGCATCCTCCTGCCCCAGTACAGCCATGATTTCCGATGCTTTCCACGTGTAGAATTTTCCCTCCTCACCCTCGCTATCAGCGTCAAGGGCACTGTAGAAAGCCCCATCTGATGACATCATCTCATTGGCAAGGAAGGTGAATATTTCGCCCAATACCCTTTCATAGGAATGATCTCCTGTGGCCTGATAGGCTTCAGTGTAGGCCATCATCAGATAAGCCTGGTCATATATCATCTTCTCAAAATGGGGAAGGAACCACGCAGGATCTGTGGAATAACGATGAAACCCGTACCCGATGTGATCAAAGATTCCACCATTCCTCATTGCTGACAGCGTCCTGGTCACCATTTCAAGGGCCTTTTTATCACCCGTCCTGTGATGGTACCTGAGCAGGAACATGAGATTCTGGGGTGACGGGAATTTTGGTGAACTCCCAAAACCCCCGTACTCGCTGTCGAAGTATTCAGACATCTGCCTGAAGACCTTTTCAGGAACGTCATTGCCCAGAGTTCCTGACGGTGAGTGGGCATTCATGTTCTTCAGGTTGGAGAGCACTTCCTGTGCCCTTCTTTCCACATCCTCATGCCCTTCAGTCCACAGCTCGTTGATCTGGTTCGCAAGATCAATAATGCCCACCTGTCCGCCCCTGCTTTCCCTTGGAATATAAGTGAGGGCAAAAACTGGGACTCCATCGGGTGTCAGGATTATGTTCAGGGGCCATCCGCCTGTACCGGTCATCATCTGGCTCACAGCCATGAAAGTGCTGTCAAGATCGGGCCTTTCCTCCCTGTCCACCTTTATGCACACAAAGGTGCGGTTGAGCACATCTGCAACCTGCGGATGTTCAAAGCTCTCCCTCTCCATGACGTGGCACCAGTGGCATGTTGAATATCCTATGCTGAGAAATATCGGCCTGTTTCGTGATTTCGCCTCTTTGAAGGCTTCCTCTCCCCATGGATACCAGTCCACAGGGTTATGGGCGTGCTGTTGCAGGTATGGACTCTTCTCATTTATCAGTCTGTTGGTGTATTCTGTCATATATCTGTCCCCATGACGATGTGTAACTTAACACCTATGTGCAGGAAGAGGTTACATTCAGGCAATTCCATCACTCTGGCGGCAGATGGAATATTTATAAAACCAGTGAATATGCGCCTGCAAGGGCTATCATTGTTTGGACTGAAGTTTGCACTGTCCCTGGCCATATTCATGATCACCATGATCCTGGTAATACTGAGACCCAGGAACCTTGGCATAGGATATTCAGCCCTCATTGGAGGAGCTGCTTCCGTCATACTGGGAATCACAACAATTCCTGAAATAATACAGGTATGGAATATTGTCTGGAATGCCACATTCACCTTTGTTGCCATAATCATAATGTCCCTGATATATGATGAAGTCGGCTTCTTCGAGTATGCATCCATGAAGCTTGCTGGTTTTTCAGGAGGTTCTGGGAAGAAATTCTTTGTTCTCATGATCCTGCTGGGGGCGGTCATATCGGCTTTCT
This genomic interval carries:
- a CDS encoding aldose 1-epimerase: MTVHEIKNRGSRLVFNSIGAYVKSLSLSGVDILMETPDGEQTHGGAALLIPYANRVRNASYTWNGKEYHLPKNNGQHSIHGLTRALDWDVLTEADETVLSTDIRNEGYPDGVKVKVRMLLNTDSFEVSMDFQNSGELPVPLSPGMHPYFIFKDRWQIRAYEEIKMLEYADEYFPDGNLIKTGADLLSSDSGKVLDNCFLMGNRLTLMLGTHSINIETRNMPYFVVYNGKYSAGKSVAVEPMVAPPDAFNNHIGLVTVSPGEHFSCNAKFELAR
- a CDS encoding archaellin/type IV pilin N-terminal domain-containing protein, which produces MKRVIRKDDKAVSPIIATILLVAITVVLAATLYTILGGYTTFLGASTPLGDITVTNTSAGSLHSYRVYVNQFGGNLSLNYTEMEIVNSNGTVTNVVLGAAVPSITDNGTGYNWTVSVAGGSYLSSTTIIDLTHSTSDKGGKINATYVTEIRLVDLRTNGVIGSGSPTN
- a CDS encoding thioredoxin domain-containing protein, translating into MTEYTNRLINEKSPYLQQHAHNPVDWYPWGEEAFKEAKSRNRPIFLSIGYSTCHWCHVMERESFEHPQVADVLNRTFVCIKVDREERPDLDSTFMAVSQMMTGTGGWPLNIILTPDGVPVFALTYIPRESRGGQVGIIDLANQINELWTEGHEDVERRAQEVLSNLKNMNAHSPSGTLGNDVPEKVFRQMSEYFDSEYGGFGSSPKFPSPQNLMFLLRYHHRTGDKKALEMVTRTLSAMRNGGIFDHIGYGFHRYSTDPAWFLPHFEKMIYDQAYLMMAYTEAYQATGDHSYERVLGEIFTFLANEMMSSDGAFYSALDADSEGEEGKFYTWKASEIMAVLGQEDASIFMQVYNVDPAGNYLEEATGRSTGKNILHLTGSLDDEAERLGISTKELQERLSSMRVKLQEYRNRRVKPHRDEKILADLNGLMIAALAKAYRATGDSRFLEASRKCADFVTGRMMKDGRVFHRFKDGEAAIPGYLDDYAFLSYGLIELFLSTMNAAYLSMAVEMASTIQSHFEDSASGGYFFTADDGEKLLIRIKEGHDGSYPSGNSVQMLNLARLGSILSNDEYLSRAESTGRAFASDIARSPMYFSFMALAIDYLKGGSYLVKTSIHNPEMEKLKVKMWRGFYPDAELVMINQDDADFMRVLDEPVSAGSNKNGKEIMICTQMNCLPPSENVEAAIAVLDKKR